Below is a genomic region from Hevea brasiliensis isolate MT/VB/25A 57/8 chromosome 3, ASM3005281v1, whole genome shotgun sequence.
TGCTTTTGAAATCCAGGTCTGGTGAAAGTTCTGAAGAAGTATGCTCGCTTTATCTCTTCATTATGTTGCTTGGTTTCCAGTTATTATTAAAAGTTGAAAACAATATTGGCAACTCACAGATCTGTGACTGAACAACTTGTTATTGAAAGCAGTATCTTACTCCTGAAAACATTGATATTCACCATTAATAGTTTATATTCTGTCTTCATGTGTTGCATCTATGACCTGTTAACATGCGTGTCAACTTCATACTTTTACCATTAAAGCCAAagtggaaaaaaaattatttatttaagaaGTGTGTTCTATAATAGAATAATTGTGACATGCAGGGTTCCTGCTTTTCTGCCCATTTTGCCCTATCCCTCACTCAATTTTACTTTTGCATCCAAGCCATGATGAAGTTAGGGCAGAATGTGCTTTTTCACTgtgaattatgcataatttgctgCTGTGAAGAAATTTGTTGGTTATTTCTTCACAAACTCCTTGTAACCATATTCTTCACATTGTTCTGCAGGCTATAGCTGCAATTACATATCAAATAGTCCCTTCTGACACCCAGTATGCTGAGATTCCTCTTGCTGCTGTTAGTTCAATCCACCAACACAAGGTCTATTTTACGCTTTCTGTTTCTATTGGATACCATTTTATATCTTATCTTGGTTTTCATACAATGTAATGCAGTTTTCTTACCATATATGAAGATACGCAAGTAGAGCATATTGTAAAGAAGGTTTTACATGAATGATTTTAGTCCTTGAGAaggctttatttatttatttatttgtgatCTTATATTTCAAGACCTATGAACAAATTATTACTTCAGTGTTCATATCATGCTGAACATAGAGTTAAAGTTAATCATAATTATTCTAATTGTATAATTTGTATCTCATATTTATGTACTTGTTCACTATGAATGTGTTAAGCCTTGTGCAGGGTCATGCCTATGTTTGTTTGCTTATAGTCATCCTCTACTTAACTGCCATAACTTAGTTATATCCAGGGTTTTGGTCACTACTTGTACATGGAATTGAGGAAGAGACTTTGGAGTGTTGGTGTCCGCACTATATACTGTTGGGGAGATAAGGAATCTGAGGGTTTTTGGCTTAAACAGGTAATGCAGGAATTGGAAAACTGAAATATGGGTATCGTAACTTCTTGCTTATTTTATACCAGATGAGTTTTTTTTATAAAGGCTAATATTATGACTTATGTACATCGGTGAGAAATGAGGCTACTTTTTTTCACCTATTGGTTTTTTATTCTTTTAACATGTATAAGGAAGTTTTCCATAATTCTACATTCATACTAGCTCTGATGTTTTGTAGTCATTGTAAAATTTGTGTTTTCCACTTTGAAAAAATAATttgctattttatttttaatgtttgAGTTAAACAAACGCAGGGTTTTGAATCCATAGCAGAGGTGGACGAAAAAGGTAGAGCTTGTCGCAGGCTGCCCATTAAGGCTGATATCCGTAGAGCATTATGCTTTCCTGGTGGTTCAATCCTTATGGTTTCACATCTTAATAAGGATACTTCAGCTAACTATGTAGAGCCATTGAAGTTCCTTTTTCCACTAAAACCTCATAAGAAGCCTTCATCAGCTGTTGCTGTGTCTATTCATCCTGAGGAGGGTTGCAATACTTTGAACACAGAAAATCAAATGGCAAAAAGTTCTCATTCTGAAAGAATGATAGGGGATGCGTTTCTTGGAGAAGATAACAATTTAGATGGTAAAAGAAATTTAGTTTTCTAATTTTGGGAATTTCCGTTAGATTCATGGTGTTGGTGCATCATCATTCAGTTTGGATGAAATCATTAGAAGGATTTCCCTACCAGACTAACACTGCAAACAAAAGGGTCGCATATTTGAAATCTCGAAGTGATCTTATTGATATTTCTATGTCTGGGATAATCCCACTCGAATGCTGTTGAAGTTGAAAGATTCATTTTTATTTGGTGTTTAGGTGTTACATTTTTAGATCTCTACCATCTTTGCAAGCAAGTTCTCTGAGGTTGTTACAGGCCTTCAATTGTTTTGGTTGTTTTCAGCAGGTTTTTCTTGGAATCAGGAATGCAAAGAACCAGCTCCATTTGAGGGACAGAAATGCAGCAAGATGACAAATGGTGCAGAATTGGAAAAGATTGAAGCTGATATTGATGTCAAATGCTGTTCCTGTCATACACAAGGTACAAAGAGGGCTTGGGAAGCCTCATTATCCTCACTGAAGTCAAAAAGAGTGAAGGGAAGTCATCAAATTGATTGTGAAACAGAATCTATCATGGGTTTAGATTCAGGAtcaggaagtgaaagaattgatcGTTGCTTTAATGAGTGCTCCTTGGGCATTTCAAAAAGTAGTTATTTTGTGGGGGTTACTCCTACAAATCCCTTGACTAGTAATTGCATGGAAAATAATGCCAAAGAAGGTAGATCAATTAACATGGCATCAGAAGCTCTGGTCAGCAAAGAACTTCCATCCAAGGGAGAAGGCGTAAGAATCATGTTGATGAATATTGCTGATGATACTAAGAAAATGCATCTTTCAAAGGTATATCCCATTTATTTATTCCATTTTAAGGTAAATCACATATTGATGTAATTGGTATTTTGTGGTTTATTACTTTTTACTGCTCTCATTCAAAAGATACTTTGAAATATTAATTAGATCAAAATGTTGCCATCTTTTCATGCCTATTTTATGACTTTATGGGAAATTCTTCCTATTATTGTTTCCACTTAAAAACTATCTTCTGATGAGCCCTTCTTTACCAAGGCTAGCACTAGCTCCTCATATAAGGAGAAAAAAAATAGTCTACAGGGAAGTCTACAAGCATAAATTTGCACAAGTAGATAGACTGAGAGATATCTAGATGGATGCTATTGTTTATATATGAAATACCATAATGACTGCTTTCCTTTTACCAACTTTTATTATGGATGGAACTTTTGTAAGTTCTATTACAAGACCAACAGAAATTTCCAgttattcttatttttctttctaaGATTCTACACGAGAAATTGTACTATTCTTTTCCACTTTTCTGAAGTATAATCTGTATCATACTTCAGATTTCCTATTATACTAGTATAATCTGTATCATACTTCAGATTTCCTATTATACTTCTCTTTACCTGTATCTGTTGAGAACTAACTTCTTCTTTATAGGTAATTGAAATTCTTGGTGGTATTGTTACATCTGATGGAAGTGAAAGCACACATGTAGTCACAGGAAAAGTAAGAAAAACTATCAATTTCTGCAATGCTCTCTGCTCAGGGTGAGTCTTAATCTGATCCATGTACTTTTGTGCTGCTTTAGTTCATATAATTTGCTGTTGTTGCTCCACCATTTTGCCTTTTACCTTCTATGAGATATGTTTGAGTCAGTCATTATCATTTGTGTGTTAAGCAGTGTATTTATCTTCTTTTTTGAATGGATATTTTTCCAATTAAAGTATGTCATGCAGTTATGAAGAGTCAAATTTTCAATGCTAATCTATTCCTgagttttattttctattttttattttttattatttttatttatattttaatttggatgtaaacaaaagttatatttttaaaaattcactTTGTTATTCTGAAATCATATTTTAAGTATGTCCTGTTggaattatttttcttttcatttgtaCGCATTATAGTTTACACAGCCAAATTATTTCCATATCCCTGGCTTTTCTCTCTATGCATTTTTACTGTTCGCAAAGATTCTTGTGttagaattcaattaaattctattagaaaaaaattcaattcaaatgaTTTTATAAGAAAATCATGTGTTCGGAAGAAATTTTAAAATGACAGAATTCATTTGAATTCTATTGTTTGGAATAATTGAAAGCACTTATTTTCTATTTTGCCCTTACTTTTAAAGGAACATATAATTTGAGTAGGGGCGTTTTGGGTTTCAATAGGAGAAACcattatgaaattaaattttgcAAAATCATACCACTTTTGGTGTGAattcatttatttaaaaatgatctTTTTCTAAGTAAAAGAATTGAATTCTAACAACTTTAACTTTCCAAACATGAGAATGTTCAAATAAAATTCAATTGCACTGAATTCTTTCATTTTTAGACTTTCCAAAGTCATAAGTTTAAAAGAACAAGTCATGAACCTTGATTTTTCATACAATAATTGAGGCCAAAGCCTCATATTTATGCTCATCAAAGATAGATCGAAGATTCTGTCTCAGTGGGGGCATATTTGTTCTTGAtgcttatgtattgtttgacccaaCATCACCAATTCATTtgtctttattttgtttttatgggGGGAAAAAAGATATGTCACTGTCTTTTGTGAGAtggttattaaatgaaatttcaaTAAGTGACTTGTATTGACTAGCGACAAATTTTACTGCTATAGTTTGTCATGCTTCAGTTTCAATTTGCAAGATATGGAGGAAAGGCTTCTCTAGAGGCCATCTCTTACCGGAATTGTATTACTAATTAAAGGTCTTGGCTTTTGTTAAAATTATAAGGTCAggctaaaataataataaaaaaaaggttCAAAAGTCTTGGATTTTTAAATAATTTGGCCTTTAAGTAAGCTATGCCAGatgtagggtttttttttttttttatgttggtTCATAAAATGCTTTGACATGGATGTGGTTTTGCACTCTTATATATGTGTTGGTCACAAAATATGAACAATAACACTGATATATGTGATGACCCCTTTACCAGTGCTTGGATAGTCTCATCAAGTTGGTTAAAAGAAAGCTTCCGAAAAAGCAAATTTGTGGGTGAGTTCAAGTGTAAAgtaaatgtcttaattttgagaaaCTGAACCACTCATCAAGAAAATCATTAATATCTTTTTAACTTAATCCATCTAATGTACAGATGAATTGCCATATATTTTGCATGATGAGGAACACATTGTCAGGTATGGAACTGAGTTAAAACATGCAGTTTTCAGAGCAAAAGCCAGACCCAGAGCTCTGCTTAAAGGGTATAACATATGTCTCCAACCTCCAGTTGAAGCTCTATCCACCATTGTCAGGTCTGCTGGTGGGAATGTAAGTTCTTTGATTCTTGCTAAGATCTGTATTCTGAATCCTCATTCAATAACATTTATATTGATCTGCTAATGGTAGAACACTGTCTCATGCTCTAGTTCTGTATTCTTGACATTCAATATCCCAAATATACCACACGCGTGTGGTAGGAATTGTCAAAACTGATAGTATTTTAAGTTTTGAAATGATGCTCAAGAAAATCATGATCATAACACAAACTTTTTAAGAAATAAACGGTAAAATTTGGTCTACATCTTGTTTAGTGAGTCTATCAAATTTTGTATGAGAATGGATTTTGTTTCTGAATTAGCATCCTTTCTGCTAACAACTGCAACACATGCAGATAATTTCTGgattggacaaagtaaatgaagCATCAAAAACAATTTTTGTTGCTTGTGAAGAAGACATGGAAGAAGCATTCTCAGCTGCAAAGAAAGGGATACGGACATTCAGCAGTGACTGGTTGATAAACTGCATCATGAAACAAGAGCTGGATTTACAGGCACTTCAATTTGCTGAGTCCTTGTGAGGAAACTACACAACTTGCAGTGAGGTTTGGACAAGTAGGAGAATGTAAATTTGTTTTCTCCCCCTTTTCCATTTCTTGCTTTTGTGCAGAGAAAGAAAACTCTAGGCAAAAGCAAATGTTATTATTTATCCATGGAATTCTTATTTCAATCTGAAAAGACCATCagaattcaaaatattttgtTTAAAAAAGAGAACTCTTAACATGTTGTGAAGGCCTGTTTTATCTGAATGATAATGCTAAGAATTTTTATTGTAGGGCAAGAATTGACCTTTCATCTTGAATATATGCTTTTATCCATGTTCTATGCCCAGTGAACTTTGCATGAGCCTGCATGTTAGAGATAATAAACTACTTTTTGAGCATTCATTAATCTTTTAAGTTAAGCAATTTGTTGTCAACTATGTTCAACGTCTAAACATATGTGCATGGTAAGCATGTTaaatttttggccaattggatcaAAGAATCTAAGAGTTTACACAAGTTTTCGATTTTAtccaaatattttaatttttaaattaattatgtaaacgttttaatttaaaagaaattttaaCTGATTGATAAAATCTCGCTTGATCATGTATCTGTAGTTTACCATAACACTCTAAAATTTTGTTTCACAAAATCTTAAGGAGAATTAATTttggttaaaattttttaaaatcaaaagatttaaataattaatttaaaaattaaaacatttgcttttttttttttctgaaagaaataaatttttaaagGGAGAAGCTAGAAAAATTTATTcactttttatattataaaatataaagcaAATGTTCGAC
It encodes:
- the LOC110661261 gene encoding uncharacterized protein LOC110661261 isoform X3, with product MAPKKSSSSASPILIGNCEVTVEAHNFTCQSDPNSLQISLTKSAKIKISVREDFSRRCSDDIWESKAEGEGRASILGDEYIFVLVNSKDSDSCSKSYLQEALKIYTIELPAMNYSANTGKQSMFLEKCVSNGKYCSLLLKSRSGESSEEAIAAITYQIVPSDTQYAEIPLAAVSSIHQHKGFGHYLYMELRKRLWSVGVRTIYCWGDKESEGFWLKQGFESIAEVDEKGRACRRLPIKADIRRALCFPGGSILMVSHLNKDTSANYVEPLKFLFPLKPHKKPSSAVAVSIHPEEGCNTLNTENQMAKSSHSERMIGDAFLGEDNNLDAGFSWNQECKEPAPFEGQKCSKMTNGAELEKIEADIDVKCCSCHTQGTKRAWEASLSSLKSKRVKGSHQIDCETESIMGLDSGSGSERIDRCFNECSLGISKSSYFVGVTPTNPLTSNCMENNAKEGRSINMASEALVSKELPSKGEGVRIMLMNIADDTKKMHLSKVIEILGGIVTSDGSESTHVVTGKVRKTINFCNALCSGAWIVSSSWLKESFRKSKFVDELPYILHDEEHIVRYGTELKHAVFRAKARPRALLKGYNICLQPPVEALSTIVRSAGGNIISGLDKVNEASKTIFVACEEDMEEAFSAAKKGIRTFSSDWLINCIMKQELDLQALQFAESL
- the LOC110661261 gene encoding uncharacterized protein LOC110661261 isoform X2; amino-acid sequence: MAPKKSSSSASPILIGNCEVTVEAHNFTCQSDPNSLQISLTKSAKIKISVREDFSRRCSDDIWESKAEGEAGRASILGDEYIFVLVNSKDSDSCSKSYLQEALKIYTIELPAMNYSANTGKQSMFLEKCVSNGKYCSLLLKSRSGESSEEAIAAITYQIVPSDTQYAEIPLAAVSSIHQHKGFGHYLYMELRKRLWSVGVRTIYCWGDKESEGFWLKQGFESIAEVDEKGRACRRLPIKADIRRALCFPGGSILMVSHLNKDTSANYVEPLKFLFPLKPHKKPSSAVAVSIHPEEGCNTLNTENQMAKSSHSERMIGDAFLGEDNNLDGFSWNQECKEPAPFEGQKCSKMTNGAELEKIEADIDVKCCSCHTQGTKRAWEASLSSLKSKRVKGSHQIDCETESIMGLDSGSGSERIDRCFNECSLGISKSSYFVGVTPTNPLTSNCMENNAKEGRSINMASEALVSKELPSKGEGVRIMLMNIADDTKKMHLSKVIEILGGIVTSDGSESTHVVTGKVRKTINFCNALCSGAWIVSSSWLKESFRKSKFVDELPYILHDEEHIVRYGTELKHAVFRAKARPRALLKGYNICLQPPVEALSTIVRSAGGNIISGLDKVNEASKTIFVACEEDMEEAFSAAKKGIRTFSSDWLINCIMKQELDLQALQFAESL
- the LOC110661261 gene encoding uncharacterized protein LOC110661261 isoform X4; its protein translation is MAPKKSSSSASPILIGNCEVTVEAHNFTCQSDPNSLQISLTKSAKIKISVREDFSRRCSDDIWESKAEGEAGRASILGDEYIFVLVNSKDSDSCSKSYLQEALKIYTIELPAMNYSANTGKQSMFLEKCVSNGKYCSLLLKSRSGESSEEAIAAITYQIVPSDTQYAEIPLAAVSSIHQHKGFGHYLYMELRKRLWSVGVRTIYCWGDKESEGFWLKQGFESIAEVDEKGRACRRLPIKADIRRALCFPGGSILMVSHLNKDTSANYVEPLKFLFPLKPHKKPSSAVAVSIHPEEGCNTLNTENQMAKSSHSERMIGDAFLGEDNNLDAGFSWNQECKEPAPFEGQKCSKMTNGAELEKIEADIDVKCCSCHTQGTKRAWEASLSSLKSKRVKGSHQIDCETESIMGLDSGSGSERIDRCFNECSLGISKSSYFVGVTPTNPLTSNCMENNAKEGRSINMASEALVSKELPSKGEGVRIMLMNIADDTKKMHLSKVIEILGGIVTSDGSESTHVVTGKVRKTINFCNALCSGYGTELKHAVFRAKARPRALLKGYNICLQPPVEALSTIVRSAGGNIISGLDKVNEASKTIFVACEEDMEEAFSAAKKGIRTFSSDWLINCIMKQELDLQALQFAESL
- the LOC110661261 gene encoding uncharacterized protein LOC110661261 isoform X1, whose product is MAPKKSSSSASPILIGNCEVTVEAHNFTCQSDPNSLQISLTKSAKIKISVREDFSRRCSDDIWESKAEGEAGRASILGDEYIFVLVNSKDSDSCSKSYLQEALKIYTIELPAMNYSANTGKQSMFLEKCVSNGKYCSLLLKSRSGESSEEAIAAITYQIVPSDTQYAEIPLAAVSSIHQHKGFGHYLYMELRKRLWSVGVRTIYCWGDKESEGFWLKQGFESIAEVDEKGRACRRLPIKADIRRALCFPGGSILMVSHLNKDTSANYVEPLKFLFPLKPHKKPSSAVAVSIHPEEGCNTLNTENQMAKSSHSERMIGDAFLGEDNNLDAGFSWNQECKEPAPFEGQKCSKMTNGAELEKIEADIDVKCCSCHTQGTKRAWEASLSSLKSKRVKGSHQIDCETESIMGLDSGSGSERIDRCFNECSLGISKSSYFVGVTPTNPLTSNCMENNAKEGRSINMASEALVSKELPSKGEGVRIMLMNIADDTKKMHLSKVIEILGGIVTSDGSESTHVVTGKVRKTINFCNALCSGAWIVSSSWLKESFRKSKFVDELPYILHDEEHIVRYGTELKHAVFRAKARPRALLKGYNICLQPPVEALSTIVRSAGGNIISGLDKVNEASKTIFVACEEDMEEAFSAAKKGIRTFSSDWLINCIMKQELDLQALQFAESL